From a region of the Hymenobacter jejuensis genome:
- a CDS encoding ABC transporter ATP-binding protein yields MELLTVSGIGFQEQGKWALQDIGFNQQRHQKIALSGETGAGKSTLLQIIAGLIQPSVGEVHFDGRRVKGPAEVLVPGQAGVAYLSQHFELPKFLRVEQVLRYANKRSAQEAQTLYDVCRINHLASRQTNQLSGGERQRIALARLLLGAPQLLLLDEPFSNLDRVHKLILQSVIQDVGERLGITCMLVSHDPLDALSWADEVLVLQAGKLVQRGAPQTIYRQPTNEYVAGLFGDYNAVNGGALAALASSIKGLPTGNTLLIRPEDFTIGTSKSKGVRVLIKSAQFFGSYYELKVAVADATLTIRTGKSNFAPGDVAYVTAAAERTWFIKP; encoded by the coding sequence ATGGAGTTGTTAACGGTTTCCGGAATTGGCTTTCAGGAACAAGGAAAATGGGCGCTGCAAGACATCGGCTTCAACCAGCAGCGACACCAAAAAATCGCGCTTTCTGGCGAAACCGGCGCCGGCAAAAGCACTCTATTACAGATCATTGCGGGCCTGATTCAACCCAGCGTTGGAGAAGTACACTTCGACGGCCGGCGGGTAAAAGGGCCAGCCGAAGTGCTGGTGCCGGGGCAGGCGGGCGTGGCCTATCTGTCGCAACACTTTGAGCTGCCTAAGTTTTTGCGGGTGGAACAGGTGCTGCGCTACGCCAACAAACGCTCGGCGCAAGAAGCCCAGACGCTCTACGACGTATGCCGCATCAACCATTTGGCCAGCCGCCAGACCAACCAACTGTCAGGCGGTGAGCGTCAGCGCATTGCGTTGGCGCGGCTGCTGTTGGGAGCGCCGCAGCTTCTGCTGCTCGACGAGCCTTTTTCCAACCTCGACCGGGTGCATAAACTGATTTTGCAGTCGGTTATTCAGGACGTCGGCGAGCGCTTGGGCATCACCTGCATGCTCGTTTCGCACGATCCGCTGGATGCACTCTCGTGGGCCGACGAGGTATTGGTGTTGCAGGCGGGCAAGTTGGTGCAGCGCGGTGCACCCCAAACGATCTACCGGCAACCAACTAACGAGTACGTAGCCGGCCTTTTTGGCGACTACAACGCCGTGAACGGCGGCGCCCTGGCGGCTTTGGCTAGCTCAATCAAAGGCTTGCCTACGGGCAACACCCTGCTAATCAGACCCGAGGATTTTACCATCGGAACATCCAAAAGCAAAGGCGTGCGAGTCCTGATAAAGTCCGCGCAGTTTTTCGGCAGCTATTACGAGTTGAAAGTGGCCGTAGCAGACGCGACGCTAACCATCCGGACGGGCAAGTCCAATTTCGCTCCCGGCGACGTGGCTTACGTAACGGCCGCCGCCGAACGAACATGGTTCATCAAACCATAA
- a CDS encoding lactonase family protein, whose product MLKSACTRRDFLKAAGLGLLSLPAVLAGCARSVPRSEAPECLVYVGTFVLAGSESLFLYRLNMATGALTLVSALDAGGKPGFLTLDAKRQHLYTATRVDEFAGVQGGAVSAFAIDRSTGALRLLNRQSSAGVGPCYISLDHSDRCALVANYNSGSISSLPIQADGQLRSPASTDQHRGSGPNRSRQEGPHAHCIIADPSNRFAFAVDLGLDTVFAYALDAPTGMLRLRDTPAFRAQPGAGPRHLTFHPNARFAYLTNEIASTVTALAYDAAQGTFREIQTLSALPADFTSTNTLADVHVAPNGRFVYVSNRGHNSVAVFAIDSKSGRLTLVQHVATQGKTPRNFGLDPAGRMLLVAHQDSNSIVVFRIDSRSGRLTPTGVSVAVPTPVCVQIVEDFTRG is encoded by the coding sequence ATGTTAAAATCAGCGTGTACCCGCCGGGATTTTCTGAAAGCCGCAGGATTGGGATTGCTCAGCCTGCCCGCCGTTCTGGCTGGTTGTGCCCGGTCGGTGCCGCGAAGCGAGGCGCCGGAATGCTTGGTGTACGTGGGCACGTTTGTGCTGGCCGGTAGCGAGAGCCTTTTCCTGTACCGCCTGAACATGGCTACCGGGGCGCTCACGCTTGTAAGTGCCTTGGATGCGGGCGGAAAACCGGGTTTTCTTACTCTTGACGCGAAAAGGCAACACCTGTACACCGCCACGCGCGTCGATGAGTTTGCAGGCGTGCAGGGCGGCGCCGTTAGCGCCTTTGCTATTGATCGAAGCACGGGCGCCTTGCGCTTGCTGAACCGGCAATCCTCCGCGGGGGTCGGCCCCTGCTACATCAGCCTTGATCATAGCGACCGCTGCGCGCTCGTGGCCAATTATAACAGCGGCAGTATCAGCAGTTTGCCTATTCAGGCCGACGGCCAGCTTCGGTCCCCGGCCAGCACCGATCAGCACCGCGGCTCGGGCCCCAACCGCAGCCGCCAAGAAGGCCCGCACGCGCATTGCATCATCGCGGACCCTTCCAACCGGTTTGCTTTTGCCGTTGACTTGGGCCTTGATACGGTGTTTGCGTACGCGCTGGACGCGCCCACCGGCATGCTACGCCTGCGCGATACACCCGCTTTCAGGGCCCAGCCCGGCGCCGGTCCGCGCCACCTCACGTTTCACCCGAACGCACGCTTTGCCTACCTCACCAACGAGATTGCCTCGACCGTAACGGCTCTCGCTTATGATGCGGCGCAGGGCACGTTTCGCGAAATCCAGACGCTGTCGGCGCTGCCCGCCGATTTTACCTCGACTAATACGCTAGCCGACGTGCACGTTGCGCCCAACGGCCGCTTCGTGTACGTTTCCAATCGCGGCCATAATAGCGTGGCCGTTTTCGCAATCGATTCCAAAAGTGGTCGCCTCACGCTCGTCCAGCACGTAGCCACGCAGGGCAAAACCCCGCGCAATTTTGGCCTCGATCCGGCGGGGCGTATGTTGCTGGTCGCCCACCAAGATTCGAATTCGATCGTGGTATTCCGCATCGACAGCCGCAGCGGGCGCCTCACCCCAACGGGCGTTTCCGTGGCCGTGCCTACGCCCGTATGCGTGCAGATCGTGGAGGATTTTACCCGTGGCTAA
- a CDS encoding glycoside hydrolase family 88/105 protein: MCVAPAMAQQNPPKANDATTPLHLLQPAYPVPYGKVTPDDVRQVVDRVYNYLNAVTPAELVDKQTNAAVTTRGKFNPNAVLKPGDFRLTSYEWGVTYSGMLLLGEVTGDKKYTDYTFSRLKFLSELPAYFRAYQTANPQAPTPIRGFMNPHALDDGGALTAAMIKAQRAGAPADLRPMIDPFMNYIMTKEFRLADGTLARNRPQPNTLWLDDLYMSIPAISQMGKLTGERRYYDESVKQFTQFSQRMFDKDKGLYMHGWVQGMTVHPEFHWARANGWALLTKVELLDVLPEDHPGRAAVLAQLQAHVKGLAAVQSGTGFWHQLLDRNDSYLETSATAIYAYAIAHAVNKGWIDAKAYGPVALLAWNAVSTKVTPTGQVEGTCVGTGMGFDPAFYYYRPVNVYAAHGYGPVLLAGAEVIRLLKNHPYEINDSSVQLVK, encoded by the coding sequence ATGTGTGTGGCACCGGCGATGGCACAGCAAAACCCGCCGAAAGCCAACGACGCTACCACGCCCCTGCACCTGTTGCAACCCGCGTACCCGGTGCCTTATGGCAAAGTCACCCCCGACGACGTGCGCCAAGTAGTTGATCGGGTGTACAACTACCTGAACGCCGTTACGCCCGCCGAACTCGTTGATAAACAGACCAACGCCGCCGTCACGACTCGCGGCAAGTTCAACCCGAATGCGGTGCTGAAACCCGGCGATTTTCGCCTGACCAGCTACGAATGGGGCGTTACGTACTCGGGCATGTTGCTGCTCGGGGAGGTAACCGGCGATAAGAAATACACCGATTATACCTTCAGCCGCCTGAAGTTTCTGTCGGAGTTGCCGGCCTACTTTCGCGCTTACCAAACGGCTAACCCGCAGGCGCCCACTCCCATCCGGGGCTTTATGAACCCGCACGCCCTAGACGATGGCGGCGCCCTGACTGCGGCCATGATCAAGGCCCAACGCGCCGGGGCGCCCGCCGACCTGCGGCCGATGATCGATCCTTTCATGAACTACATCATGACCAAGGAGTTCCGCCTCGCCGATGGCACCTTGGCTCGCAATCGTCCGCAGCCGAATACGCTGTGGCTCGACGATTTATACATGAGCATTCCGGCCATCTCGCAGATGGGCAAGCTGACTGGCGAACGACGCTACTACGACGAATCGGTGAAGCAGTTCACGCAGTTTTCGCAGCGTATGTTCGACAAAGACAAGGGCTTATACATGCACGGCTGGGTGCAGGGCATGACGGTTCATCCCGAGTTTCATTGGGCGCGGGCCAACGGCTGGGCCCTGCTGACCAAAGTAGAATTGCTAGACGTGCTGCCGGAAGACCATCCGGGGCGGGCCGCGGTTCTGGCGCAGCTCCAGGCGCACGTCAAGGGCTTGGCGGCGGTGCAATCGGGCACGGGCTTCTGGCACCAACTCCTCGACCGCAACGATTCGTACCTCGAAACTTCCGCTACGGCCATTTACGCTTACGCCATTGCCCATGCCGTAAACAAAGGCTGGATCGATGCTAAAGCCTACGGCCCGGTGGCGCTGCTCGCCTGGAACGCCGTGAGCACCAAAGTCACGCCCACCGGCCAGGTGGAAGGCACCTGCGTCGGGACCGGCATGGGCTTCGATCCGGCTTTCTATTATTACCGACCCGTGAACGTGTACGCCGCCCACGGCTACGGCCCGGTGCTGCTGGCCGGCGCCGAAGTGATTCGGCTGCTCAAAAACCACCCCTACGAAATCAACGACAGCTCGGTGCAGCTGGTGAAGTAA
- a CDS encoding glycoside hydrolase family 2 TIM barrel-domain containing protein: protein MSLLWSVASVAQPTAKQVQYLSGTDNTHTATWDFYCTGGRKSGFWTKIQVPSCWEQQGFGSYNYGRDYKTYGKNFRFADEKGQYKHSFTVPAAWQGKRVYIVFEGSMTDTEVKVNGQPAGAIHQGAFYRFKYDITDKLRFDQPNTLEVTVSKMSADASVNNAERLADYWIFGGIFRPVYLEAYPEQFISHTAIDAKADGSFAMNVFLKNAKQAGQVQAEILDAQGKTVGTAQANVAATDSLVKLQTKVTKPLQWTAETPNLYRVKVSLKAGGNTLYQTSDKFGFRTIQIRRGDGIYVNGTKVKMKGINRHSWWPETGRTLNDSIHLMDVKLIKEMNMNAVRMSHYPPDARFLELCDSLGLYVLDELAGWQKAYSTPAGEKLVKEMVIKDVNHPSIIFWSNGNEGGTNKELDDDFGKYDLSNRPVIHAHHRPGNAYNGIDCNHYENYYSTQKILADSLIYMPTEFLHSQDDGGAAVGLHDMWELHWAAKRSGGGFLWALIDEGIVRTDQNNIIDVNGVNAPDGVLGPHREKEGSFYALREIFSPIKIDLPALPKSFKGKVPVENRYHFTNLNQCFFQWELVNYRKPGDTFAGYITQKKARIGSPSVAPLATGNLDLKLPKDWKNYDAIVLSAYDPYKNLVYKWIWKTGSPEKALDGIVAFDGKQPVAVTDSDSLLVLKAADITVGFNKKTGNITDVRGNNGDKLSFGNGPVLVAGNSTFAGLTHRTEKDGEVVEVRYTGDLKSVRWKMYGTGWVSLEYEYALNGDFPFTGISFTYPENYVLSAKWLGKGPYRVWKNRLQGVTTNVWENAYNNTQTGAAPWIYPEFKGYFADITWLEMNTVEGKFLVASKEPDMFVRLLDFYGLSGVKPFPALPVGNFSFLDRIPPLGTKLALNIDANTKNLGPNSELNHVAGSTKRTLYFFFGLPKTTGKEQPYTVPTKNDLF, encoded by the coding sequence TTGTCCCTGTTGTGGTCCGTGGCCTCTGTGGCCCAACCCACGGCCAAGCAAGTGCAATACCTGTCGGGCACCGATAATACCCACACAGCCACCTGGGACTTTTATTGCACCGGCGGGCGCAAAAGCGGTTTCTGGACGAAGATTCAGGTGCCTTCGTGCTGGGAGCAGCAGGGTTTTGGCTCCTACAACTACGGCCGCGACTACAAAACCTACGGTAAAAACTTCCGCTTCGCCGACGAGAAAGGCCAATACAAGCACTCGTTTACAGTACCCGCCGCTTGGCAAGGAAAGCGCGTGTACATCGTGTTTGAAGGCTCGATGACTGATACCGAAGTAAAGGTCAACGGGCAGCCGGCGGGCGCTATTCACCAAGGGGCTTTCTACCGCTTTAAGTACGACATCACCGACAAGCTACGCTTCGATCAGCCTAATACACTGGAAGTTACGGTAAGCAAAATGTCGGCCGACGCGTCCGTCAACAACGCCGAGCGGCTGGCCGACTACTGGATCTTTGGTGGCATTTTCCGGCCGGTATACCTGGAGGCCTATCCCGAGCAATTCATCTCGCACACGGCCATCGACGCGAAGGCCGATGGCTCGTTTGCCATGAACGTGTTCCTGAAAAACGCAAAGCAGGCCGGGCAGGTGCAAGCCGAAATTCTGGATGCGCAGGGCAAAACCGTAGGCACGGCGCAGGCCAACGTAGCTGCCACTGATTCGCTCGTCAAGCTCCAGACCAAAGTGACTAAACCCTTGCAATGGACTGCCGAAACGCCCAACCTGTATCGGGTGAAAGTGTCGTTGAAAGCAGGTGGCAATACGCTCTACCAAACCTCCGACAAGTTTGGTTTCCGCACGATTCAGATCCGGCGCGGCGACGGCATTTATGTGAACGGCACCAAAGTCAAGATGAAGGGCATCAACCGGCACAGCTGGTGGCCCGAGACCGGCCGGACGCTCAACGATTCGATTCATCTCATGGACGTCAAGCTCATCAAAGAGATGAATATGAATGCGGTACGCATGTCGCACTACCCGCCCGATGCGCGGTTTCTGGAGCTTTGCGACTCGTTGGGGCTGTACGTGCTCGACGAGCTGGCGGGCTGGCAAAAGGCCTACAGCACCCCTGCCGGCGAGAAACTGGTGAAGGAAATGGTGATCAAGGACGTCAATCACCCCAGTATCATTTTCTGGAGCAACGGCAACGAAGGAGGCACCAACAAGGAGCTGGACGATGATTTTGGTAAATACGATCTGTCGAACCGGCCCGTAATTCATGCCCACCACCGCCCCGGCAATGCCTACAACGGCATCGACTGCAACCACTACGAGAATTACTATAGCACCCAGAAGATCCTGGCTGACAGCCTGATCTACATGCCCACGGAGTTTTTGCACTCCCAGGACGACGGTGGCGCAGCCGTGGGGCTGCACGACATGTGGGAACTGCACTGGGCCGCCAAGCGCTCGGGCGGTGGTTTCCTGTGGGCGCTGATCGACGAAGGCATTGTGCGCACCGACCAGAACAACATCATCGACGTGAACGGCGTGAACGCCCCCGACGGCGTGCTGGGTCCGCACCGCGAAAAGGAAGGCAGCTTTTACGCCCTGCGCGAGATTTTTTCGCCGATCAAAATAGACTTGCCAGCGCTGCCCAAGTCGTTTAAAGGCAAGGTTCCGGTTGAAAACCGCTACCATTTCACCAACCTCAACCAGTGCTTTTTTCAGTGGGAGCTGGTGAATTACCGCAAGCCCGGCGACACGTTTGCGGGCTACATCACGCAGAAAAAGGCCCGCATCGGCAGCCCTTCGGTGGCACCGCTGGCTACCGGCAACCTGGATCTGAAGCTGCCCAAAGACTGGAAGAATTACGATGCCATTGTGCTGTCGGCGTATGACCCCTATAAGAACTTGGTTTACAAATGGATATGGAAAACCGGCAGCCCTGAAAAAGCCCTCGACGGCATCGTGGCGTTTGACGGTAAGCAGCCCGTAGCCGTCACCGACAGCGACTCGCTGCTGGTGCTCAAGGCGGCCGACATCACGGTGGGTTTCAACAAGAAAACGGGCAACATCACGGACGTACGCGGCAACAACGGCGACAAGCTCTCGTTTGGCAACGGCCCGGTGCTGGTAGCCGGCAACAGCACGTTTGCGGGCCTCACCCACCGCACCGAAAAAGATGGCGAAGTGGTGGAAGTCCGTTACACCGGCGACCTGAAATCGGTGCGCTGGAAAATGTACGGCACCGGCTGGGTGAGCCTCGAATACGAGTACGCGCTCAACGGCGATTTTCCCTTTACCGGCATCAGCTTTACCTATCCCGAAAACTACGTACTGAGTGCCAAATGGCTGGGCAAAGGCCCCTACCGCGTCTGGAAAAACCGTTTGCAGGGCGTGACTACCAACGTGTGGGAAAACGCCTACAACAACACCCAAACCGGCGCCGCGCCCTGGATTTACCCGGAGTTTAAAGGCTACTTCGCCGATATTACGTGGCTGGAAATGAACACCGTAGAAGGCAAGTTTTTGGTAGCCAGCAAAGAGCCCGACATGTTTGTGCGCCTGCTGGATTTCTACGGATTATCAGGGGTGAAGCCGTTTCCGGCGCTGCCCGTGGGCAACTTTTCCTTCCTGGATCGCATTCCGCCGCTGGGCACCAAGCTCGCGCTCAACATCGACGCCAATACCAAAAACCTCGGGCCCAATAGCGAGCTCAACCACGTCGCTGGCAGCACCAAGCGCACGCTGTACTTCTTCTTTGGCCTGCCCAAAACCACCGGCAAAGAACAGCCCTACACCGTCCCGACAAAAAACGACTTGTTCTGA
- a CDS encoding FUSC family protein: MQLHDAPWRWKVGLEASLAMGLPVGLFTLAGHQPLGLQAALGSFTALYAAGLHRPDRARVLPFVALGLLLAAALGIACAGNAWLTTACLIAVSALACTLSLGFRLGPPGPMMFVLVAAVSNHLTAPASLGGVALPGLRLLGLIALGSTLAYLVIVAPLILPSARRAASVPAVLPALPSFELTAEAIAIGLRVVIAVTVACLVSRPLGAFRTYWVVLSAIAVLQSSYSRRLTSIQGVHRMIGTVAGVLVFELLSLLHPAGLGIVLLLMLLQGATEVVVARNYALALLFITPMALINSTAGHAGDTLVTVQGRILDSLLGSGLALAVFWAGEGLQRLQTSLTKASRQ; encoded by the coding sequence GTGCAGCTTCACGATGCACCCTGGCGCTGGAAGGTAGGGCTGGAAGCCAGCCTGGCCATGGGCCTGCCCGTCGGATTGTTCACCTTGGCCGGCCATCAACCCCTGGGGTTGCAGGCGGCACTGGGCAGTTTCACGGCGCTGTACGCCGCTGGGCTGCACCGCCCCGACCGGGCTCGGGTGCTGCCCTTTGTGGCGTTGGGCCTGTTATTGGCGGCAGCGCTCGGAATCGCTTGCGCGGGCAATGCTTGGCTGACGACCGCTTGCCTGATCGCGGTGAGTGCGCTGGCCTGCACGCTGTCGTTGGGCTTCCGGCTCGGCCCGCCCGGCCCGATGATGTTTGTGCTGGTGGCCGCGGTTAGCAACCACCTGACAGCGCCTGCTTCCCTTGGGGGCGTGGCACTGCCCGGTCTGCGCCTGCTCGGGTTGATCGCTTTGGGAAGTACGCTGGCTTATCTGGTGATCGTGGCGCCACTAATCTTGCCTAGTGCGCGGCGGGCTGCTTCCGTCCCGGCAGTACTGCCAGCCTTACCAAGCTTCGAGCTTACCGCGGAGGCCATCGCCATTGGCCTGCGCGTGGTAATTGCCGTGACGGTAGCCTGCTTGGTCAGCCGGCCGCTGGGTGCGTTTCGGACATATTGGGTAGTCCTGAGCGCCATTGCCGTATTGCAGTCAAGTTACTCGCGACGCCTTACCAGCATCCAGGGCGTGCACCGCATGATCGGCACCGTGGCGGGCGTATTGGTCTTTGAGCTGCTTTCGCTGCTGCATCCGGCCGGCCTTGGCATCGTGCTGTTGCTCATGCTGTTGCAAGGTGCCACGGAAGTAGTGGTAGCGCGCAACTATGCGCTGGCCCTGCTTTTCATAACGCCCATGGCACTGATCAACTCCACGGCCGGCCATGCTGGCGATACGCTGGTCACGGTGCAGGGCCGCATCCTCGATTCGCTGCTGGGCTCTGGCCTTGCCCTAGCTGTGTTTTGGGCTGGGGAAGGCCTCCAGCGCTTGCAGACGAGTTTGACCAAGGCGAGCAGACAATGA